The following DNA comes from Miscanthus floridulus cultivar M001 chromosome 5, ASM1932011v1, whole genome shotgun sequence.
GAGTCGCTTCCTTTTTGCGTATGGCACCCCCACTCCCTTTGGCAGCATTTACTAATTTGGAACTTAATTTGAAAGCCAAATTTTGACCCGGACGCTTTTGGGATGCTTCTAATAACCAACGAATGAGAAGTGCTCTTCCTTGTTTAGATCCTATTTCAATTGAAACTTTCTGCGTTGATATTTtttattacgtcttgtttttactCATATATTGGGAGTTATTGTacgtattgcttgacgtaaaaccaaTAGTGAATTTGTTTGACGCATACGACGACCCCCGTGGCTGAAACTAAGGAAGGGGCGGCGGCGGGCAATGGGCGGAACGGCTAGCGGCGAGGTCATCGCAGTCGGGATAGTGGACCGGCGGCGGTTAGGGTTTCAGATTTTGCGACCATCCATGGCCGGCAGGCGGCTTAGAAGGAGGGGCCTGGGGCGGTGGTCGGCCCGGCGGTGGTGGTGAGTGAGACGGCGTCGTTGCCGCCGTGTCGGCGAAGGGAGATATAACCGGATGGACGGTGCCGGCGGTGGGGGCGAGTCACCACAAACTCCTGGATTGGGATTAGAGAAGTACGGGTTCGTTCGACAAGGGTGTTAGGTGGGCAGTGAAGTCGCCGCGGCCTGGTTGGCGGTCGAGGCGTGCGGTGGCGGGGCTGGCCGACTAGGGCTCATGAGGAAGAAGAACACccgaggaagaaggaagaagaaaaagtttGCACCCGTATATGTAGCGGTGCTCGCGTCAGGTGAGAGGATGCCTCTTTTGGGGgatattatatttgtttgttgttggggtttttgtttagaggGGTAATGCTTGTGCGTGTTGTTTTCGGTTTCATCCAGATAAATTTCGTTGCAGCAAGAACTGAGTTCCGCCACACGCCACAATTTGAAACATGCAAGATACACGCTCGCGCTCCAGCTAGCTAGCCCTGAAACATTTCAGTCTAACTTATTAGCCATGgcacagtattttctctcacgacaaatcagcGAATAATACTTTTCGGCCACTCTTGTCAAGCGAACTGAACCCATCCCCTCCTtagaaaatatcaaaatgaaCGAGAATAATAATGTGGCCACAGCCTGCACGTCGGAACTCATACACTAGTAGTTCAAGTGATACCATCATCTCTTCATCATCATGGCCCGACTACCAAACTGTGTATTTAATTTAAAACTTAGTGTCAGATCGAAGTCCACATGCGTTATACTACCGCTTTATCATATCGCCCGTGTAAGGTCATTTTAGTAATATTAAACCAGATTGGGCAGTTCCCCAATTGCTGCCATACAATCTCAACTGAACTGATTTTCTTAGCGAGTAATCTCAACGAAACTATATATTACTCTGAGATTTTCAACCAATGCACGCAACTGAGATGTCGGCGGAGCACGAGCGGCAGCAGAACGAAGACGGCGGTGACGAGCAGCACGAACTGTCTCCCGGTCCACCACTGCGGGCCGAACAGCTCCTGCAGCACCCCGGCGTGCTCGTCGCCTCCGCCGACGCTCCCAGACATCACGTCCCCTGCGCCGCACCACACATACACACTATCATAATCGATTCGACCTGAATTCTCTCGACGAACGATAGATTCCAGCACCCGCGGGCGCGGCTCGCTGAAGCTGCTAACGAACTAGTATATGTATATCTCaccgatgatgatgaggtagacGACGAGCGTGCCCGCGGTGGTGAAGGCGATGAAGACGTTGAGCACGGCGGCGCCGGAGCGGCCGAAGGCGTCGCCCATGATCCCCGCGTACGACGTGGCCTTGGTCTTCTTGCCGCCAGCCGCCCACCCCGTGTACCGCAGCATGAACTCCACGGAGACGTCGGcgagcgcggcgacggcggcgatgAGGAACAGCGCCGGGACCACGCCGAGCACGCGCATTGCTGCCGGGATCGACATGATGCCGGCGCCGACGATGCTCGTCGACACGTTGAACACGGCGCCGGAGACCGAcatcccgccgccgccgtggccaccCGCCGAGAACTCCGGCAGCAGCGGCTTGTCGTCTATCGCGCCGGCGTGCTGGCCTGTGCTCGCCGGCGGCGTCATTTTCGCGG
Coding sequences within:
- the LOC136455294 gene encoding amino acid transporter AVT6C-like encodes the protein MTPPASTGQHAGAIDDKPLLPEFSAGGHGGGGMSVSGAVFNVSTSIVGAGIMSIPAAMRVLGVVPALFLIAAVAALADVSVEFMLRYTGWAAGGKKTKATSYAGIMGDAFGRSGAAVLNVFIAFTTAGTLVVYLIIIGDVMSGSVGGGDEHAGVLQELFGPQWWTGRQFVLLVTAVFVLLPLVLRRHLSCVHWLKISE